The sequence catggaacagctatgatccatatggttttcgttggctgattttcaggagtccATTGattggcttttcttcctagtttgtcatagcctagaaactccactgaatctcattcagtatcacagcaacacgcaagcttcaactgacagatggatggtggttgTGCCTGAGGCGCGCCGGTGGGCAATGAATCTGGGTGACCAGCATTGAAGGTGacaattctatcactgaaccatctTGAGGgtactcattgctgtccagtcaattccaactcatagcaaccctataagacagagtagagctgcctcatagtgttttcaagtctGTAATAGTCACAGAAGCAAAGTGTCACACCTTTCTACCACGCAGCAACTGGttagttcaaaccacctacctttccgttagtaggtgagcacttaaccactgtactaccaaggGCCCCTTCTCTTTGAGGATAGGGACTacgtttttgtttggtttgttttttaaccagTGGCAATCCTAGTTGTGTGGTGTGTggaggatacacacacacacctgtgtgcacacatacacatacatatatatatatgtttgattTTGAATGAATGACCAAAACTCCTTTGTTGGGATAGACTATGTTACAATTCAAGTTCTTGAGAAGTTTCATATTTCCTCTAAACAGTGACTTCAAGATCAGTTTCCTTCTAATTTCTGATGTGCCCAGATCCCATACATTTACACCATAGTTTGGCAGAAGAAGATAGATGATTATAGAATTTTATGGCCAGAAACAGAAATGGTGTTGCTCACTTTTCTCCCTATCCCACTGGCCAGACGTAGTCACAAGGCTTTAGCTTAAGTACAAAgcattctgggaaatgtagtcttcctGAGTGCTCAGAAAGAGTAGATGGTCTTGGTGAGCATCTAGCCTGTTTATGCCACTCAGTAGAGGGTAAGCTCCCTGAggaaaagaacattttttttttaattataaatgaaagaataaatcatTGTCACAGAATTTTTGTGtacgttgttgctgttatttcacACATGAGTTATAGTCACTCTTACTGAAATTCATGTAAAACCAGTAATCCTTCATTTAGAaaggtcttcccttttttttttttctctgacaaaGTTTACAATGATATATCACTATTTGttggtctcttttttttctgacaaAGTTTACAATGATATATCAGTATAGTCTTACCTATTCCCTTTCCTTGACAGTGTTTCACACTATTTAAATctaattttcttcctcttttatttattttcagaataataaaataagaaacgGTTTTAATGTTTGGCTGACATCTATTTCCAAGTCTACAAGATCAAAGTTCTTTGCAAATATAAAGGAAATTTCATCTGGTTTCCCTTTTATTACTCCATTTCCTTTGGTAAAATCCATTTCAGGAAGTGTCTCCCTCATTCTGGAAGGCTTTTAGTTTGAGGAATGCAAATAAAAAGATTTTAGCTCAAAGGCTCTGAACCATGAACCCTACTGAGAATCCAATAGAAGCTATGGGCCCTCTTGAATACATATGCATACTGACAAAATTCCCATGCCACATCTTCAGAGGTCGTCTTTGACCTCTTGAAGCCTATCTGTATACTCCCTAATGATCAAAGGACCCAACATTAGTAATCTCTGCTCTAATAAAGGCAGAGAAAGCCATTCaagtgaaaaagaagatggagggctAAGTGCTAAAGAACATAGAACAAGGCACAATCAAAGGAGAGCTAATTATACTAGCTCTACGGTTAACTCTCTTCATGGCCTTGAGTGAGTCATATCAACTCTCACAATCATACTAGGCAACTGCTTTCCGTTTTAAACTATAAGTAGCACAAGAAGAAAGATTGTGTCTGCTTTGTTCATCTGGGCTATGATTGAATCTAACTCTCCTTTGTGCCTGGAAGCAAAGAGGGGTGTTGGGGTTGGGACTTAGTAGACACTGGCATCCCTTGCAAGTCAACTGCCTTGGACAAAGTCATTGAAATgtttattccttttattttatttttctctgggtAAAACCATTTCGCTGAGACAAAAGAAGAGGGACTGATTTAGCAGCCAAGAAAATTTCGGTGGTAATGGGGATTCAAAGTTATCACAAACTCCTGTATGTATTACTTTCCAAATATCTCAGATTCATCTATTTcccaccaaatccattgctattaACTCAATCCAACTGCTATCAGCACTCTCTTAGGCTGCTGTGTTAGTCACCTGACTGAACTGCTCTCTCTATCTTCACACTTTTGTTTATTCACATTATAAAGAGAATTcgtttttttaaactaaattttaTTTGGCCAAATTGTGCATCTGATTAAAATGATTCAATGGTGCTCCACTGAATTTAAGCTATCTTCTAAAATCTCTAACATAGACTACACAGTCCCTGTACTGTCTGGCTCTACTCATTCCACCTGCCTAATTTGTTCTGATTAAATATACTCATGGTCTGATATAGAGATAAAATTTACACTTATGATATGACTTCCGGTGAACAATTACGTTTTCTGTCTCTCAATTTCATTGTATGTAAAATGAGTCAGTTTTATTAAGCAGTATTCAACATGTTTCAGGACCCAAATTCTATGGTATTCCCATTACCATtataaaccaaataaaacaaaacaaacccattgccattgaattgactctgactgaGGCAACCctagttattttaaaattagtGTGAACTGTAGATAATTCTTGAGCATCTACTGTCTGCAGACTAGTCTGTTAGCTtagtcctttttgttttgtttttatctcaaatgcataaatgaaacaaatcagaagagttttttttttagttaattggAACATTTACGTTCATGATAATCTCTCCCCATACCTTTCCAGAAAGGCATCTGAGCATTGTAATTGGTCACTTGGTGCTGGAATAGCAGTTGAagattctctttgctttcagcagtaTATCCCAAAAGAATGCTCAAGCTTATATTTTCTCTCAGTATTGTTACTATTAGGAAGTAGATGCTTGTAGAAGGAGTAGAAGGCACTTTGTATTCCAAGGTAACGTGGGATATTCGGATTTCAGGTGAAATTGTAATGAAATGACTGTTTATATTCCTGACAATATGCATTGTGTTTCATTAATCTGGGAGAGAAGGACAATATGTCACAATAtggacaaaaaccaaacccagtgctgtcgagtcgattctgactcatagagaccctataggacagagtagaactaccccactgagtttccaaggagcgcctggtgattcaaactgccgaccctttggttcgcagccatagcacttaatcactaggccacctgggtttccaataTGGACAAAGGATAGAAAGAATTCTTAATGTAATGAAACCATATTATAATTATACTTCATGAAacaaaataaggctttctttcctaTAATAATTGAAGAAAGCTAAGGTGTCCCCAAATGTCCTCTCTTCAGgacttattttctcttttaggGAAGCAAGGAATTAGAGGTATAGGTGATGTCTACTTGGGAGATGCTTTCATTCTCACAAAGCCTCTGCAGCTGGTGCACACTGTGGTCTCCACTGTTACCATTCAGGGACAGCATTTGTCTTCAGAGTAGGTAAATgtgtagaaaatttaaaatgggTCAGTATTTTCGTAACTTCAAAATGCCTCACTTTCTATTATATGCAGTTCCTGGCATAGAAGCTCCCTGAGAGAGGGAGTGCAATTACATACCCCTTTGGGATAATGGTGTACATTCATCATTAATATATGATTAAAGAAGTGTCTGATTAAGGTACCAAACTAAATACCCAGGTGCATTAATCTTTGAGATGAACTGAAAAATCAATAAGAGGAGCCAAAAGAAAAAGTTCTTCAAATCACTCtgtcctcaaaagaaaaaaaagttagattAAAAACATAAGGTGATACACACCATGTTAGATGCATGATAACTGAGCTCTTAAGACCACAGCATGGAATGGGTTTCCCAGTAATGCCAAAAGGAGTAACACCCAGGTCACCAGGAATGCATCTCACAAACAACAATGTATGTGCATCACTTGgatttttttattatctaaagTGACAAATTATGAGACAGCGGAGgttataatattttaattcatGACCTATTCATTAATTCTCTCGCAGAAAGGAATGATTGAAGCCCAAAATCAATGGAAGAGAAAAACTTCACCGAAGTGAAGGAGCTCATAATTTTAGGGTTCACAGTCAGCTCGAGGTTACAGAGAGGGCTCTTTTTCATCTTCCTGGTCATTTATGTCATCAGTCTCTTAGGAAACATCACCCTGATTTCTCTGATCTGTGCTGATTCACGGatccacacacccatgtatttcTTCATTGGGAACCTGTCATTCCTGGATCTCTGGATCTATAACCAGAAGATCCCAGTGACCTGCATCTCTGAGGACAAAAGCATCTCTTTGCTGGCTTGTCTGGCTCAGTTCCTCTTCTCTGCTGGGCTGGGATACAGTGAGTGTTACTTGTCTGCCATggcttatgaccgctatgtggccatttccAATCCCCTGCTTTATTCCCAAGCTATGTCCCCAAGGTTATGTACCAGTCTTGTTGCAGCTTCATACCTTGGTGGCTTTATTAGCTCAATCATCATCACCAGTGAAACATTTACCCTGAACTTCTGTGGCAACAGTATCATTGAtgatttcttctgtgatcttcccCCACTTGTGAAGTTGGCATGTGATGTGGACAGTTCCCAGGCTGTGCTATATTTCATACTTGCCACCAACGTCATTACTCCCACTGTAGTCATCCTTGCCTCCTACCTCTTCATCATTGCCTCTGTCTTGAAGATTCGTTCCACCCAAGGCTGCCTCAAGGCCTTCTCCATTTGTGGCTCTCACCTGACAGCAGTCACCTTGTACTATGGCTCCATTCTCTTGATTTACTGCAGGCCAAGCACTAGCTATGCTCTTGAATGGGATAAATTAGTGTCAGTGCTCTGTACTGTGGTGTTTCCAGTGTTGAACCCCTTGATCTATAGCTTAAGGAATAAAGATGTCAAAGATGCCCTGAAGAAAATGTTAGACAGAGCAAAGTTTTCTTAAGTGGAAATATTTCATAAGCAATGGCTATTTCTTAACAGATTATCTCCATTTCGTTGTTATGAGCCTGTACTCTTAGAAATCAAAGTTTTgcaaaaagaagcaaacaaaaataatcgAGTAACGTAGCAACACCACTTTGCTTTTTGACTTTTTTAAGTCATGTACTAATGTATTTCAATGTATTTTTAAGATAAATGAGGCTGGGGCTTTTGGAAAAACTGCTGTCTGCTAGCTTGGGACAGAATACATTAAACTGCTGGGATTCTTAGATGGTTAAAAGAAAAGCTGATTTTTAATTCCACTTGAAAGTTCATAAGTTGCCTGAGTGTAATATTTTAATCTATAAATAGGAATAATACAGCTGGTTATAGAACCATTGTCCAGATTAAATGGATTGAATGTCTTGCTTCAAATCCTGTAGTCCACGGCTGAGAGGAGGAATGTAAATCCACAAGTCCCAGCTCCAAAGGTCCTTATCGTACTTGTTGTGAGAGAGTGAGATAGGAAGTAGCAAGAAAAATGGCTACTGTAAAAAGGCCCTAGAAACAAGTTTGATTCTGATTCTTGATTTACCATGACATAATGATGGTAGGTGTCGAACACTTTTAGTTAGAGTCACTGTGAGCtttcaggaaaataattttttttcctccaacaaTCAAAGAATCAAGAGCTAAGTTATAGAAGCTCTATGAAAGAGGCGGAAATGGAGATGgatatacagagagaaaaaaaagacagaaatagagagattctaaaaaatgttaaatctaaagGAATACTTAGAGTGAAAATCTCCATTGGAGGTAGTGATTTATAACCAttaacccaaaatcaaaccaaatccattgtctccaagtcaattctgactcaaactgtccctatatgacaaagtagaaccccCCCCCCCATTGGGTTCCCAAGGGTGTAACTGTTTAAGGTAGCAGACTGCCCATCTTTATCCTGAGAAGAgggtggtgggttggaactgctggccTTCAGCTTAGCAGTTGGGCACTTTGAAcagtgcatcaccagggctcctaataaccATTAAGTTATATAAACATATGTATTCGTTTGCTTGTTCAGTTTTATGTATGGTGAATTTATAATTAAATAATAGAGACTGTTTCCTtgtgatgcacacttttcttaaTTGTAGTAGTATTTTTACATATAAGACGTAAGATTTTTACATCATAAAAAGGCCCTATTGTTGGTTTCCAAGAATGGATAGTAATTTGCTGAAGGACAAGACAAGGAAGAGTAGCCTGGACAGAGGGAACAAGGACACAATTATGGACCATGTGATACATTCTAGAAAATCTAATGAGTAAAATTTGGAGAATTTCTATTATCAGACACATTTAGTGTTTATATGCTGTTTCAAATCCAAAAGAAATAAGTTAACTTTTAGTTTTTAGTAGAATATTCCTCATTTCATCCTATTCTAATTAACAGGTCCTCCCTAAACTCCAAGTGAGATCTAACTGAGTCTTTGGGGACTGAGGTAAGTATTTCTGGGCTGCTATGTGGAAGAAGTCCCAAAGGAAGGCTGAGGAAATGCATATATCCCCTCTAACTAAGGAAGGTCAAAGCACCAGAGAGGGGACTGTGTGTCATTTCCAGGAATCAACCTTGCCAACAAAGGGTAAGCACCTGGGGTCAGGGCCAGCTAAGTGGTTTGGCCTCTCTGTGACCTCAGCTGCAATTGGAATGGGGTTGCAGAGTCTGGGCAGGTCTTCAAAGGATCACTGTGTGCCAAACtcctatgtgcacacacacacacttatgttCCCTTCTAAAttgtatttcaagatctatctgatcCCATCTAGAATTGGCAGTTAGTCTGATAATTACTCGAGGGAGTCATTGGCTGGTGCAaagattaacatgcttggctgctaaccaaaaagttgacagtttgagtctATTCAGagaggcctcagaagaaaagcctaaggATCTACTTATAAATAATCAGCCACtcaaaaccatatggagcacagtttctactctgcacacttgggtcaccgtgagtcagaatcaactccatggcgtgtgtgtgtgtggtgtgtgtgtgtgtgtgtgtgtgtgtgtttaattagtTACTAGGCACTGCTCTTTTTCTGGGGAAATAGCAGTAAACAAAACTGACCCTTCTTTCAACCATTGAGGATGTTGAATTCTGGTGACTGAAAAACAGGATAGATACATTTTTAATGAGCAAGAGCTGGAGGACGACAACAGGTATGGCGGAGAATCTGAGTAGCGGAGGAAGGAAGTAGAGTGCAGGGGTAGGGGAGGAATGGAATTTTAAATAGTGTGATTAGGGTGGACCTTAGTATGCAAATGACATTTGAAAGGGACTTGAAGGAGATCAGGGGGTGAGCCATGCAAATCTATGGGGGAatagtgttccaggcagaggagatAGACAGCTTAAAATCTCTAATGCTGGGCCATGCCTGGCATGCATGTTTGAGAAAGAGTGAGAGAGCCAACAGACTCAGAGCAGAGTAAGCCAGGGGGTGTGAGTGAGGAGATGAGAATGCATGGATAATGAAAGGCCGGCTCATGGAGGACCTTCAGACTATTGTACAGATTAGACTTTAACTGCAAATAAACTGGGAACCATAAAGGGTATTAAGTACAGAAGTGACATCACttgactttattttctttttttaaaggctcATGCTGGTTGCTGTACTGAGAATAGGCTGTAGGGGACAAGAGTatagaccagttaggaggctgtggCAATACTCTTGGGAAAAGATGGTGGTGGTTTGGACCAGGATGGTAGCAGTGGAGGGTGGTGACAAGTGGTCAGATTCAGAATACATTTTGAAGTtttaaaacgaacaaacaaaaaaaaaaaaactgttgccatggaggtgattctgactcacagtgaccctatatgacagagtagaactgctctatagggtttccaaggagtgggtttcgaactgctgacctttatggttcgcagttgtgctcttaaccactgagtcagaatctcctgGAAGACTGAAGACGAGGTGTGTTGAGAAACTGTTAAATACTGAGGTGCCTATAGATCTAAATGGGGGAGATTTCAGAACTAAAACTAAGCACTCCATTCAGAAATTAAACTGAGGGCTTTACTTCTACACTCCTGATAACCATTAGGCTTCTGTTAAAGTTGTcctttgaaaaacaaagctcagttGTGGCGTTTGTTATGCTAAGAGCTTTCCCTTACATGGCTTTAGAAAAAGCTTCATTgagttattaaaataaattagtcTATAGGTAAACATGTTGTTTTTACTGATCTTAAAGAAGTtctcctggtggcaccatggctAAGAACTCatgcagctaatcaaaaggttggcagcttgaatccaccagctgctccctggaacctCTATGGAGGTAGTTGGTTAACGAATGGCCagatccctgatggcacagtggttaagagctaggctgctaaccaaaacgacaGCAGttctaaatccaccagccactccttgggaatgtTTAAGGcccctctgagtcagaatcaactcgagggcaaggggtttggtttttggttttgagtaaCTAATGGTCACTTCTGTGTCCAAAGATTTAAATTAAGTTGGCCCAGCTGCAATTATATCACTAAGTTCTATATCACTAAGCTTTCATGTTGAAATTGCTTATActtttcatttaagaaatattgccttagttaaaatgtatgaagtatgagagATTTGTGTTAAACTAGAAGCTGACATAAAGAAAGTTTCACAGTTAACTGCCATCCTGGTAAATCTCACCTCCTTTCCTGCCATTACTTTGACGTGAAGTTGTTAGCAGTAGCCACTCTGCTTGTCAAATATCTCTTTGTTTTGCCCTTAAGGCAGAGCGTACCCTTACAGCCCAAACTGAACACATGCTTTCCAGTGGTTCATTCCCTCAAtaaatttaatttgtttaaaCAACAAATTAGATTGTTGGTCCAGTGACGTCACGAGGACAGAggtaagagagaaagagagtaggGTAACTACAAATTTTTGCCTTGGGGAACTGGAATAGTGGATTTCATTAACTGATACGGAGAATGAATGAACTAGTAGACCAAATTTTGGAGATGTAGAGTAGGAAATCAGTTTTAAACATGCAAAGTTTGATATATCCATTATTcaaaggagaaggacatcatgcttggtaaaacagagggtcagagaaaaagaggaagatcctcaatgagatggatgaacatagtggctgcaacaatgggctaaactgtaacaacaattgtgaggatggcacaggtctgggcagtgttccgttctgttgtatgaagggtcgctatgagtcagaaccaactggagggtacctaacaacagcaacaacaacaacaatgaacattGATTAAATAAACGAATGAATGATATAATCCTTAAACCCAGGAAACCTGAAGTctgaaatgttgaagaggctCAGTAACTTGCCCATGTTTACTCAGTTAATAAATACTGGACTCAGGATTTGGACCCCAGCAGAAGGACTCTGGGAATTCATACTTTAAACCCTATCCCCCAAAACAGTTTGCCCATCCTCCTACTaagaaaatcaaggaaaatagCCATTTTATACTTCATGCTAACCACTGGGGAATCAccaaatataaaaagagaaggcAATAAATGATGAATTCATGACAACTTTTTTATATTCGGTCAGACTCCCTACCAGACTACTTACTGTCTAGGAGACAAAGGATTTCAATCTTTAGAATCACTTGGCGGTTGTGTTCAAGAAGGATCATAGAGAGCCTTCTGAACTGATGGTCTGGAACTCCAGGGTAATGCCTGTGGACTTCTTTCCACTAATGTCCACCAAAGGGTCAAGAAACCAAAGCGTGAATTGGCTTGCACGTTCCTGTGATGCACCACCTCTGtcacttgtatttcaaatactagcagtgtcacccatggtgcacaggtttcagcagggcttccagactaatacagacaaggaagaaaggtctggcaatctacttctaaaaaatagccaatgaaaatcttatgggtcataacagaatattgtctttcTTGATTTGGACAAATCGTCAGGAGGTATCAATCACTGGTGAATGGAGGCTAGCAAGGTGAGAGAGGCCCTAGGTGAGACGGAATGGCACAGTAGCTACtatgatggactcgaacatgccagcGATCTTGAGGAATACGCGGGACCAGGCAACATCTCATTTTGATGTACAAGAGGTCCTCATGAGCTACAGTCAACTCATGGCAGCTATCTCTATCTGGAGTTATCCAAGTTAGAAAAGTAAGTCTTTGCTGTTGTTAAGTACAGAGCTTGCTTTGTAATTCCTGACCATGTCAGACCCAGAGAGTCCTTGAGGTATGTGCCAATGATAGCAACAGCAGTAGTGAAAGAGGGGCACCCAGATTTTGGGAAGACTTCTGCCAATGATATTATTTCCTGTCAAATTCCTTTCCAGTTCTACAGGTATGTACACATGTATTCCCACATTTGCTGTTTCAACACCACTGAGGCAGCGATGTCTAGTGCCATTAGCCCAATGTTACAGACAAGGAGATTTGGGTCTAGAGAAAGTGGAAGGTCCAGGATTCAAAACCAGGTTTCCAGAATCCAAGACCAGCGCCAGGCTGGGGCATATGGTCCCTAAGATCGTAGAGGTAAACAAGATGCAGAGTGCCTAAGATCCAGACACAtgggattaaaaaataataatagcatggCCTCACATGGGATTCTCAGCTCTATATTCAACTCAGCCCCTGGAGTCTGAGATCCTCATGAGATCAACTCCTATTCCCACAGCCCTCAAGAACTAAATCTTTATTTGTAGTAAGTACAAAAATATCACCTTGGGAGCCATCAACCTGCAGGAGG comes from Elephas maximus indicus isolate mEleMax1 chromosome 7, mEleMax1 primary haplotype, whole genome shotgun sequence and encodes:
- the LOC126078740 gene encoding olfactory receptor 1013-like — translated: MEEKNFTEVKELIILGFTVSSRLQRGLFFIFLVIYVISLLGNITLISLICADSRIHTPMYFFIGNLSFLDLWIYNQKIPVTCISEDKSISLLACLAQFLFSAGLGYSECYLSAMAYDRYVAISNPLLYSQAMSPRLCTSLVAASYLGGFISSIIITSETFTLNFCGNSIIDDFFCDLPPLVKLACDVDSSQAVLYFILATNVITPTVVILASYLFIIASVLKIRSTQGCLKAFSICGSHLTAVTLYYGSILLIYCRPSTSYALEWDKLVSVLCTVVFPVLNPLIYSLRNKDVKDALKKMLDRAKFS